In one window of Zhihengliuella sp. ISTPL4 DNA:
- a CDS encoding cryptochrome/photolyase family protein, whose amino-acid sequence MTSPSIVWFRDDLRLADNPALRAAVDRDEPVIALFVLDEQSPGVRPLGGAARWWLHHSLASLADRLREKGATLVLRRGPADRVVRELVAESGAGAVFWNRRYGGAGRGIDAGLKTALRDEGLEVTSFAGSLLHEPWTVTTGSGTHYSVFTPFWRACLALPAPRAPLPEPRELHGTRTRLSSDPLDDWRLLPTAPDWAGGLRDTWEPGEPAARRRLQDFLTEDLGTYDRARDSPAAGATSRLSPRLRWGELSPFTVWHEAVEVDGAGGFLSELGWREFAWHTLFHFPELATKNLRAEFDAFPWPPLDPARLDLWQHGETGVPLVDAGMRELWHTGYMHNRVRMVTASFLVKNLLIDWRLGEEWFWDTLVDADDANNPFNWQWVAGSGADAAPYFRVFNPELQAKKFDSEGTYIGRWAADAPTEPIVDLGETRKAALAAYDVVKRSGARRD is encoded by the coding sequence ATGACCTCGCCCTCGATCGTCTGGTTCCGCGACGACCTCCGACTCGCCGACAATCCCGCGCTGCGCGCCGCCGTCGACCGCGATGAGCCGGTCATCGCGCTCTTCGTCCTGGATGAGCAGTCCCCCGGCGTCCGCCCGCTGGGCGGCGCGGCGCGCTGGTGGCTGCACCACTCCCTGGCTTCGCTCGCCGATCGGCTGAGGGAGAAAGGCGCGACGCTGGTCCTGCGGCGCGGACCCGCCGACCGCGTCGTCCGGGAGCTGGTCGCCGAATCGGGCGCGGGAGCGGTGTTCTGGAACCGCCGCTATGGCGGCGCCGGGCGTGGGATCGATGCCGGGCTGAAGACCGCGCTGCGTGACGAAGGTCTTGAGGTGACGTCCTTCGCGGGGTCGCTCCTGCACGAGCCGTGGACGGTGACCACCGGAAGCGGCACGCACTATTCCGTCTTCACGCCCTTCTGGCGGGCCTGCCTGGCGCTCCCGGCCCCTCGTGCCCCGCTTCCGGAGCCGCGCGAGCTTCACGGCACGCGTACGCGGCTCTCCTCCGATCCGCTCGACGACTGGCGACTGCTTCCCACCGCCCCGGACTGGGCGGGTGGGCTCCGCGACACCTGGGAACCCGGGGAGCCCGCCGCGCGCCGCCGGCTGCAGGACTTCCTCACCGAAGACCTCGGCACGTACGATCGCGCGCGCGACTCGCCCGCTGCCGGCGCCACCTCGCGGCTGTCCCCCCGTCTGCGCTGGGGCGAGCTCAGCCCGTTCACCGTGTGGCACGAAGCGGTCGAGGTCGACGGGGCCGGCGGTTTCCTCTCGGAGCTCGGGTGGCGCGAGTTCGCCTGGCACACGCTTTTCCACTTCCCCGAGCTCGCGACGAAGAACCTGCGGGCGGAGTTCGACGCGTTCCCCTGGCCTCCGCTGGATCCCGCACGTCTGGACCTCTGGCAGCACGGCGAGACCGGTGTCCCCCTCGTCGACGCCGGCATGCGCGAGCTCTGGCACACCGGCTACATGCACAACCGGGTGCGGATGGTCACCGCGTCGTTCCTCGTCAAGAACCTCCTCATCGACTGGCGGCTCGGCGAGGAGTGGTTCTGGGACACACTGGTGGACGCCGATGATGCGAACAACCCGTTCAACTGGCAGTGGGTCGCCGGTTCCGGGGCCGACGCCGCCCCGTACTTCCGCGTCTTCAACCCGGAACTGCAGGCCAAGAAGTTCGACAGCGAGGGGACGTACATCGGCCGCTGGGCGGCGGATGCCCCGACCGAGCCGATCGTCGACCTCGGCGAGACCCGGAAGGCAGCGCTCGCCGCCTACGACGTCGTGAAGCGCTCGGGGGCGCGAAGGGACTGA
- a CDS encoding DoxX family protein, with translation MTRTIARWLLALALGAMGVLHFTQTRGFRVVVPDWATRFTRMEKDAIVLASGATEVALAAGLIALPRPRRKIGWATAGFFAAVFPGNWHQWRTGRSTPGLDTDRRRFGRLFLQPLLVAWALWATR, from the coding sequence ATGACACGGACGATCGCCCGCTGGCTCCTCGCTCTCGCCCTCGGCGCGATGGGCGTGCTGCACTTCACGCAGACACGAGGGTTCCGCGTCGTCGTGCCCGACTGGGCGACACGGTTCACCCGGATGGAGAAGGACGCGATCGTCCTGGCATCGGGGGCGACCGAGGTCGCGCTCGCCGCGGGATTGATCGCGCTGCCGCGCCCGCGCCGGAAGATCGGGTGGGCGACGGCGGGCTTCTTCGCCGCGGTCTTCCCCGGCAACTGGCATCAGTGGCGCACCGGGCGATCGACGCCAGGGCTCGACACGGACAGGCGACGGTTCGGGCGCCTCTTCCTGCAACCCCTGCTGGTCGCCTGGGCCCTGTGGGCGACGCGATGA
- a CDS encoding YnfA family protein, translating to MTVLRITVLFLLAAVAEIGGAWLIWQAVKEDRGWMFAVLGVMALGAYGFIAALQPDANFGRVLAAYGGIFIAGSLAWGVIVDGFRPTSWDVIGSVVALAGAAIIIFAPAAADSLSETAA from the coding sequence ATGACCGTGCTGCGCATCACCGTCCTCTTCCTGCTCGCCGCCGTCGCCGAGATCGGCGGCGCCTGGCTCATCTGGCAGGCGGTGAAGGAGGACAGAGGCTGGATGTTCGCGGTCCTCGGGGTCATGGCGCTCGGCGCCTACGGATTCATCGCGGCTCTCCAGCCGGACGCGAACTTCGGCCGCGTCCTGGCCGCGTACGGCGGCATCTTCATCGCCGGCTCCCTCGCCTGGGGTGTCATCGTCGACGGATTCCGCCCCACCTCGTGGGACGTGATCGGCTCCGTGGTGGCGCTGGCCGGGGCGGCGATCATCATCTTCGCGCCGGCGGCCGCGGATTCGCTGTCGGAGACCGCCGCGTGA
- the thrS gene encoding threonine--tRNA ligase — MRVGGVLKDLAATVTETDDVEPVTIDSPDGLNILRHSTAHVLAQAVQRINPQANLGIGPPITDGFYYDFGVDTPFTPEDIKAISKEMQRIVREGQRFVRRVVTDEEARAELADEPFKLELIGLKGPSTGSGTQGAAEIAEGASVEVGEGELTIYDNTTRDGEVVWKDLCRGPHLPNTRMIGNGWDLTRIAAAYWRGSEKNPQLQRIYGTAWPTKDELRAYQERIAEAERRDHRKLGAEMDLFSFPDEIGSGLAVFHPKGGIIRYEIEENLRKHLLRNGYDLVSSPHITKKDLFMTSGHLQTYADGMFPPMHLDEVVDDEGNVTRQGQDYYLKPMNCPFHNLIFRSRGRSYRELPLRLAEFGTVYRYEKSGTLSGLTRVRGLTQDDAHIYVAQDQVKEELTTNLNLVLDLLRDYGLNDFYLELSTNEEGNPKFLGEPEQWSTAIDTLREVAIESGLELVADPGGAAFYGPKISVQARDAIGRTWQMSTIQLDFNQPDRFELEYTGPDGQKHRPVMIHRALLGSVERFFAILLEHYAGDFPLWLAPSQVVGVPVAEQYGDYLDDVIAQLRAAGVRADVDHSDDRMQKKIRNHTTAKVPLILIVGEQDRAAGTVSFRFRDGTQENGVPVADAVRRISAAIASHALVLKAGDLA; from the coding sequence ATGCGCGTCGGCGGCGTCCTCAAGGACCTCGCTGCGACGGTCACCGAGACCGACGATGTCGAGCCCGTCACGATCGACAGCCCCGACGGCCTGAACATCCTGCGTCACTCGACCGCGCACGTGCTCGCCCAGGCGGTACAGCGGATCAACCCGCAGGCGAACCTCGGCATCGGTCCGCCCATCACGGACGGCTTCTACTACGACTTCGGCGTCGACACCCCGTTCACGCCGGAGGACATCAAGGCGATCTCCAAGGAGATGCAGCGCATCGTCCGCGAGGGCCAGCGCTTCGTCCGTCGCGTCGTGACGGACGAGGAGGCTCGTGCGGAACTCGCGGACGAGCCGTTCAAGCTCGAGCTCATCGGGCTCAAGGGCCCGTCGACAGGCTCAGGAACCCAGGGGGCCGCCGAGATCGCCGAGGGGGCCTCCGTCGAGGTGGGCGAGGGCGAGCTCACGATCTACGACAACACCACCCGCGACGGCGAGGTCGTCTGGAAGGACCTCTGCCGCGGTCCGCACCTGCCCAACACTCGCATGATCGGCAACGGCTGGGACCTCACCCGCATCGCCGCCGCGTACTGGCGGGGGAGCGAGAAGAACCCGCAGCTCCAGCGCATCTACGGCACGGCCTGGCCGACGAAGGACGAGCTGCGCGCTTACCAGGAGCGCATCGCCGAGGCCGAGCGTCGCGACCACCGCAAGCTCGGCGCCGAGATGGACCTCTTCTCCTTCCCGGACGAGATCGGCTCGGGTCTGGCGGTGTTCCACCCCAAGGGCGGCATCATCCGCTACGAGATCGAGGAGAACCTGCGCAAGCACCTGCTGCGCAACGGCTACGACCTCGTAAGCAGCCCGCACATCACGAAGAAGGATCTCTTCATGACGTCGGGGCACCTGCAGACCTATGCGGATGGCATGTTCCCCCCGATGCACCTCGACGAGGTCGTCGACGACGAGGGCAACGTCACCCGGCAGGGCCAGGACTACTACCTGAAGCCGATGAACTGCCCGTTCCACAACCTCATCTTCCGTTCGCGCGGGCGCTCCTACCGGGAGTTGCCGCTGCGTCTGGCCGAGTTCGGCACGGTGTACCGCTACGAGAAGAGCGGCACACTCTCGGGACTGACCCGCGTGCGCGGTCTGACCCAGGACGACGCGCACATCTATGTCGCTCAGGACCAGGTGAAGGAGGAGCTCACCACCAACCTGAACCTCGTCCTCGACCTGCTCCGCGACTACGGCCTCAACGACTTCTACCTCGAGCTCTCGACCAACGAGGAGGGCAACCCGAAGTTCCTCGGCGAGCCCGAGCAGTGGTCGACGGCGATCGACACGCTGCGCGAGGTCGCGATCGAGTCCGGTCTCGAGCTCGTGGCCGACCCGGGCGGCGCCGCCTTCTACGGCCCGAAGATCTCGGTGCAGGCCCGCGATGCCATCGGGCGCACCTGGCAGATGTCGACCATCCAGCTCGACTTCAACCAGCCCGACCGCTTCGAGCTGGAGTACACCGGTCCCGACGGACAGAAGCACCGGCCCGTGATGATCCACCGGGCGCTCCTCGGCTCCGTCGAGCGCTTCTTCGCGATCCTCCTCGAGCACTACGCCGGCGACTTCCCGCTCTGGCTCGCGCCGAGCCAGGTCGTGGGTGTGCCCGTGGCGGAGCAGTACGGCGACTACCTGGACGACGTCATCGCGCAGCTCCGAGCGGCGGGTGTCCGCGCGGACGTCGATCACTCCGACGACCGGATGCAGAAGAAGATCCGGAATCACACCACCGCGAAGGTCCCACTGATCCTCATCGTGGGGGAGCAGGATCGCGCCGCAGGGACGGTGTCGTTCCGCTTCCGTGACGGCACGCAGGAGAACGGCGTGCCGGTCGCCGACGCGGTGCGCCGGATCAGCGCCGCCATCGCCTCGCACGCGCTCGTGCTGAAGGCAGGGGATCTCGCATGA
- a CDS encoding HIT family protein: MTGGEADLEDASRLVGVPDEFQRLWTPHRMAYIQAGPEPLREECPFCEAPKYPDAERLIVARGETAYVLLNLFPYNSGHLLVCPYRHIATYDQASPEEVAEIGALTQTAMRVLREVSGCDGFNLGMNQGAVAGAGVDAHLHQHVVPRWRSDANFFPIIAKTKALPQLLGEVREAVAEAWPTPER; encoded by the coding sequence ATGACGGGCGGTGAGGCGGACCTGGAGGACGCCTCCCGTCTCGTCGGGGTCCCCGACGAGTTCCAGCGGCTGTGGACCCCGCATCGGATGGCGTACATCCAGGCCGGGCCGGAACCGCTACGCGAGGAGTGCCCGTTCTGCGAGGCGCCGAAGTACCCGGACGCCGAGCGGCTCATCGTGGCGCGCGGGGAGACCGCCTACGTGCTGCTGAACCTCTTCCCGTACAACTCGGGGCACCTGCTCGTGTGCCCGTACCGGCATATCGCCACCTACGACCAGGCCTCGCCCGAGGAGGTCGCGGAGATCGGCGCGCTCACGCAGACCGCGATGCGCGTGCTCCGCGAGGTCTCCGGCTGCGACGGCTTCAACCTCGGGATGAACCAGGGGGCGGTGGCCGGAGCGGGCGTGGACGCGCATCTGCACCAGCACGTGGTGCCGCGGTGGCGCTCGGATGCGAACTTCTTCCCGATCATCGCCAAGACGAAGGCGCTCCCGCAGCTCCTCGGTGAGGTGCGGGAGGCCGTCGCCGAGGCCTGGCCCACTCCCGAGCGCTGA
- the pdxY gene encoding pyridoxal kinase PdxY, whose protein sequence is MKILSIQSAVAYGHVGNSAAVFPLQRIGVEVLPVYTVTFSNHTGYGAWRGPLIDPADVGEVITGIEERGVFGSIDAVLSGYQGSEGIGDVIIDAVARVKAANPDALYACDPVMGNAKSGCFVAPAIPILLRERVVPVADIITPNQFELGFLTETEPDTLESTLASVDLARAMGPRTVLVTSVERPDREEDTIEMLAVDDAGAWLVQTPHLPMKANGSGDVTAALFTAHYIDTGSAQTALERTASSVYDLLQATLDSGERELQLVEAQEFYANPRMQFTARQVR, encoded by the coding sequence ATGAAGATCCTGTCCATCCAGTCCGCCGTCGCATACGGTCACGTCGGCAACTCCGCGGCCGTCTTCCCGCTCCAACGCATCGGCGTGGAGGTCCTGCCGGTCTACACGGTGACGTTCTCGAACCACACCGGGTACGGCGCCTGGCGCGGCCCGCTGATCGATCCGGCCGACGTCGGCGAGGTGATCACCGGCATCGAGGAACGCGGCGTCTTCGGCTCCATCGACGCCGTGCTCAGCGGCTACCAGGGCAGCGAGGGCATCGGCGACGTCATCATCGACGCGGTCGCCAGGGTGAAGGCCGCCAACCCCGATGCGCTGTACGCGTGCGACCCGGTCATGGGCAACGCCAAGTCCGGCTGCTTCGTGGCTCCGGCCATCCCGATCCTGCTCCGCGAACGCGTGGTTCCCGTGGCCGACATCATCACGCCGAATCAGTTCGAGCTCGGCTTCCTCACCGAGACCGAGCCCGACACGCTCGAGTCGACCCTCGCCTCGGTCGACCTCGCACGGGCGATGGGGCCGCGCACGGTGCTCGTCACGAGCGTCGAGCGGCCCGACCGTGAAGAGGACACGATCGAGATGCTCGCCGTGGACGACGCGGGCGCCTGGCTCGTACAGACCCCGCACCTGCCGATGAAGGCCAACGGCTCCGGCGACGTTACGGCGGCGCTGTTCACCGCGCACTACATCGACACCGGCAGCGCGCAGACCGCTCTGGAGCGCACCGCCTCCAGCGTCTACGACCTGCTGCAGGCCACGCTCGACTCGGGCGAGCGCGAGCTGCAGCTCGTCGAGGCGCAGGAGTTCTACGCGAACCCGCGAATGCAGTTCACCGCCCGCCAGGTGCGCTGA
- a CDS encoding aminotransferase class I/II-fold pyridoxal phosphate-dependent enzyme, producing the protein MSEQIRGTTAAEIADSVRALRDRGALRPGEVLPPVRELAATLGVNRNTAVAAYRQLAQAGLVHSRGRAGTVVAGADAVPQEGYAADTVLRDIGTGNPDPARIPDPSQALGTIGRRPVLYGEPVIDRGLEAWAREWMGADLPGHDFRVTVTSGAVDAVERLLAQALMRDDAVALEDPCFLASIHTVRLGGYRAITVPVDEEGMTVDGLRAALDAGVRAVICTPRAQNPTGVSLSPARAEALRGVLADHPYVLVIEDDHFSLLSQRPYESLIGPEHRRFALVRSVSKFLGPDMCLALAATDSETAERLAMRLSPGTTWVSHLLQRLTLAQLTDQDVREEIAEAGRHYAARNAAFAARLRAEGIDAPDPDGLSLWVGFEKPARTIADHLMRRGWLARTGDDFALDERAEPSHHLRLTVHGLSEADTETLIADLVAAGR; encoded by the coding sequence ATGAGCGAGCAGATCAGGGGAACCACCGCGGCGGAGATCGCGGACAGCGTGCGCGCCCTCCGAGACCGCGGCGCGCTCCGGCCCGGCGAGGTCCTTCCGCCCGTGCGCGAGCTCGCGGCGACCCTCGGGGTCAACCGCAACACCGCGGTCGCCGCCTACCGGCAACTCGCACAAGCGGGTCTCGTGCACTCGCGGGGCCGCGCGGGCACGGTGGTCGCCGGTGCGGACGCCGTGCCCCAGGAGGGGTACGCAGCCGATACCGTCCTCCGAGACATCGGCACCGGCAACCCTGACCCGGCACGGATCCCCGACCCGTCGCAGGCGCTCGGCACGATCGGTCGTCGTCCCGTGCTCTACGGGGAGCCGGTGATCGATCGCGGTCTCGAGGCGTGGGCACGGGAGTGGATGGGCGCCGACCTCCCCGGTCACGACTTCCGGGTCACCGTGACCAGCGGTGCGGTGGATGCCGTCGAGCGCCTGCTCGCGCAGGCGCTCATGCGTGATGACGCCGTGGCGCTCGAGGACCCCTGCTTCCTCGCAAGCATCCACACCGTGCGGCTGGGCGGCTATCGGGCCATCACGGTGCCGGTGGACGAGGAGGGGATGACGGTCGACGGTCTCCGCGCCGCTCTGGACGCGGGCGTCCGCGCCGTGATCTGCACCCCGCGCGCACAGAATCCGACGGGGGTGAGCCTCTCCCCCGCCCGCGCGGAGGCGCTGCGGGGCGTGCTCGCCGACCACCCCTACGTGCTCGTCATCGAGGACGACCACTTCTCTCTGCTCTCCCAGCGTCCCTACGAATCGCTGATCGGACCCGAGCACCGGCGATTCGCCCTGGTCCGCTCGGTGTCGAAGTTCCTCGGCCCTGACATGTGCCTCGCGCTCGCGGCGACCGACTCGGAGACGGCGGAGCGCCTGGCGATGCGGCTCAGCCCCGGTACCACGTGGGTCAGTCACCTGCTGCAGCGCCTCACGCTCGCCCAGCTCACCGACCAAGACGTCCGCGAGGAGATCGCGGAGGCGGGCCGGCACTACGCCGCGCGGAACGCCGCGTTCGCGGCACGCCTGCGTGCCGAGGGGATCGATGCCCCCGATCCGGACGGTCTGAGCCTGTGGGTCGGCTTCGAGAAGCCGGCGCGCACCATCGCCGACCACCTCATGCGCCGCGGCTGGCTCGCTCGCACCGGAGACGACTTCGCGCTCGACGAGCGCGCCGAGCCGTCGCACCATCTCCGCCTCACCGTGCACGGCCTCTCCGAGGCTGACACGGAGACCCTCATCGCCGACCTCGTCGCCGCCGGACGATGA
- the pdxS gene encoding pyridoxal 5'-phosphate synthase lyase subunit PdxS — protein sequence MTEQPTTGSARVKRGLAEMLKGGVIMDVVTAEQAKIAEDAGAVAVMALERVPADIRAQGGVSRMSDPDMIDSIIDAVSIPVMAKARIGHFVEAQVLQELGVDYIDESEVLSPADYVNHIDKFGFTVPFVCGATNLGEALRRINEGAAMIRSKGEAGTGDVSEAMKHIRKIRGEIAALTALPKDELFVAAKELQAPYELVAEIAETGKLPVVLFVAGGVATPADAAMMMQLGADGVFVGSGIFKSGNPAERAKAIVKATTFFDDPKVIAEVSRGLGEAMVGINVSDLPAPHRLAERGW from the coding sequence ATGACCGAGCAGCCCACCACCGGATCCGCACGCGTGAAGCGCGGTCTCGCCGAGATGCTCAAGGGGGGCGTCATCATGGACGTCGTCACCGCTGAGCAGGCAAAGATCGCCGAGGACGCCGGCGCCGTCGCCGTGATGGCGTTGGAGCGGGTCCCCGCGGACATCCGAGCGCAGGGCGGAGTATCGCGGATGAGCGACCCGGACATGATCGACAGCATCATCGACGCGGTGTCGATCCCCGTCATGGCGAAGGCGCGCATCGGACACTTCGTCGAAGCGCAGGTGCTGCAGGAGCTCGGCGTCGACTACATCGATGAGTCCGAGGTGCTCTCGCCTGCCGACTACGTGAACCACATCGACAAGTTCGGCTTCACCGTGCCGTTCGTCTGCGGAGCCACGAACCTGGGGGAGGCGCTGCGCCGCATCAACGAGGGTGCCGCGATGATCCGCTCCAAGGGCGAGGCCGGCACGGGTGACGTCTCCGAGGCGATGAAGCACATCCGGAAGATCCGGGGAGAGATCGCCGCGCTGACCGCGCTGCCCAAGGACGAGCTGTTCGTCGCCGCGAAGGAGCTGCAGGCACCGTACGAGCTCGTCGCAGAGATCGCCGAGACCGGGAAGCTCCCCGTGGTGCTCTTCGTCGCCGGTGGCGTCGCGACTCCGGCCGATGCGGCGATGATGATGCAGCTCGGCGCCGACGGCGTCTTCGTCGGCTCCGGCATCTTCAAGTCCGGCAACCCCGCCGAGCGGGCGAAGGCCATCGTCAAGGCCACCACGTTCTTCGACGATCCGAAGGTGATCGCCGAGGTCTCCCGCGGGCTGGGCGAGGCGATGGTCGGCATCAACGTCAGCGACCTGCCCGCGCCGCACCGCCTCGCCGAGCGTGGCTGGTAG
- the pdxT gene encoding pyridoxal 5'-phosphate synthase glutaminase subunit PdxT — translation MAGSPRVGVLALQGDVREHADLLEALGAEVTLVRRPEELAQVDGLVLPGGESTVIDKLARLFGLQEPIREAIADGMPVLGTCAGLILLADEVVDAIEGQQSFGGLDAVVRRNAFGRQAESFEAEVTVPAFDEPVTAAFIRGPVVEAVGARASVLATLSDGRVVAVEQDGLLGLSFHPEISSETRFHRRFLDRVSARG, via the coding sequence GTGGCTGGTAGTCCGCGCGTCGGCGTGCTCGCGCTGCAGGGCGACGTGCGCGAGCACGCCGACCTGCTCGAGGCGCTCGGGGCCGAGGTCACGCTGGTCCGTCGACCCGAAGAGCTCGCGCAGGTCGACGGACTCGTACTCCCTGGTGGCGAATCGACTGTGATCGACAAGCTGGCCCGGCTGTTCGGGCTGCAGGAGCCGATCCGCGAAGCGATCGCCGACGGGATGCCGGTGCTCGGCACCTGTGCGGGGCTCATTCTTCTGGCCGACGAGGTCGTCGATGCGATCGAGGGACAGCAGAGCTTCGGCGGGCTCGACGCGGTCGTGCGGCGCAACGCCTTCGGACGCCAGGCCGAGTCGTTCGAGGCGGAGGTGACGGTGCCCGCGTTCGACGAGCCGGTGACGGCGGCCTTCATCCGCGGGCCGGTCGTGGAGGCGGTGGGAGCGCGGGCCTCGGTGCTCGCAACGCTGTCCGACGGCCGTGTGGTCGCTGTCGAGCAGGACGGACTGCTCGGGCTCAGCTTCCATCCGGAGATCTCGAGCGAGACGCGGTTCCACCGGCGCTTCCTCGACCGCGTGTCCGCCCGGGGCTGA
- a CDS encoding YebC/PmpR family DNA-binding transcriptional regulator codes for MSGHSKWATTKHKKAVIDARRAKSWAKLIKNIEVAAKLGGADLQGNPTLFDAVLKAKKTSVPKDNIDRAIKRGAGIGGEAVEYTSIMYEGYGPNGVALMIECLTDNKNRAAAEVRTALSRNGGTLADPGSVAYNFSRKGVIVVGSEGTTEDDVMMAALEAGAEEIEPHAEGFEVITEASDLVAVRSALQDAGIEYESADVEFVPNLKVEIDAETARKVFRLIDALEDSEDVQNVFSNFDLSAEVQAELENDDA; via the coding sequence ATGTCCGGGCATTCCAAGTGGGCCACGACCAAGCACAAGAAGGCCGTCATCGACGCGCGCCGTGCGAAGTCCTGGGCCAAGCTCATCAAGAACATCGAGGTCGCGGCCAAGCTGGGCGGCGCCGACCTGCAGGGCAACCCGACGCTCTTCGACGCGGTGCTCAAGGCGAAGAAGACCTCGGTCCCGAAGGACAACATCGACCGCGCGATCAAGCGCGGCGCCGGTATCGGCGGCGAGGCCGTGGAGTACACCTCAATCATGTACGAGGGCTACGGACCCAACGGTGTGGCGCTGATGATCGAGTGTCTGACCGACAACAAGAACCGCGCCGCGGCCGAGGTGCGCACCGCGCTCAGCCGGAACGGCGGCACCCTCGCCGACCCGGGCAGCGTGGCGTACAACTTCAGCCGCAAGGGCGTCATCGTGGTCGGCTCCGAGGGGACCACCGAGGACGACGTCATGATGGCGGCGCTGGAGGCCGGGGCGGAGGAGATCGAGCCGCACGCCGAGGGCTTCGAGGTCATCACCGAGGCGAGCGACCTCGTGGCCGTCCGCTCCGCGCTGCAGGACGCCGGGATCGAGTACGAGTCGGCCGACGTCGAATTCGTGCCGAACCTCAAGGTCGAGATCGACGCCGAGACCGCCCGCAAGGTGTTCCGCCTCATCGACGCGCTCGAGGACAGCGAGGATGTCCAGAACGTCTTCAGCAACTTCGACCTGTCCGCCGAGGTCCAGGCCGAGCTCGAGAACGACGACGCCTAG
- the ruvC gene encoding crossover junction endodeoxyribonuclease RuvC — protein sequence MTTSLRVLGIDPGLTRCGVGIVDVDRARRGTLVHVGVIRSAPDAEIGDRLALVAAGIRAAIAEHRPDAVAVERVFAQQNTHTVMGTAQASGVALLIAAEAGLPAATHTPSEVKAAVTGYGSADKRQVQAMIARILRLDAPPQPADAADALAIALCHAWRRGAPVSSRAGGGLTPAQRAWADAERVARTYLRSGS from the coding sequence GTGACCACTTCGCTGCGTGTGCTCGGCATCGACCCCGGACTCACCCGGTGCGGTGTGGGCATCGTCGACGTCGATCGCGCCCGCCGCGGCACGCTCGTCCACGTCGGCGTGATCCGATCGGCGCCGGACGCGGAGATCGGCGATCGTCTCGCCCTCGTCGCCGCCGGCATCCGCGCCGCGATCGCCGAGCACCGCCCCGATGCGGTCGCGGTCGAGCGGGTGTTCGCGCAGCAGAACACGCACACCGTGATGGGTACCGCGCAGGCGAGTGGGGTCGCGCTCCTGATCGCCGCCGAGGCCGGCCTTCCTGCGGCGACCCACACGCCGAGCGAGGTCAAGGCCGCGGTGACGGGGTACGGCTCCGCCGACAAGCGCCAGGTCCAGGCGATGATCGCCCGGATCCTGCGGCTGGACGCGCCTCCGCAGCCGGCCGATGCCGCCGACGCCCTGGCGATCGCCCTCTGCCACGCCTGGCGCCGCGGTGCCCCGGTGTCGAGCCGTGCGGGTGGTGGTCTCACACCCGCGCAGCGCGCGTGGGCCGACGCGGAGCGTGTCGCTCGAACATATCTACGATCCGGCTCCTAG
- the ruvA gene encoding Holliday junction branch migration protein RuvA codes for MISSLHGTVLHTTPDQVIIDVGGVGFAVAVPADVAHTATVGEKLLLHTSLIVREDSLSLFGFADRGELEIFSLLLSVTGVGPKSALGVLSHLTADQIAEAVTAEDDAPFRRVSGIGPKTAKLIVVQLAGKVQAVAAPSAPTASGGADVVSQVTVALVGLGWSEKVAAEAATQTATEATDAERASVAALLRRTLALLGPAQGGQSRG; via the coding sequence ATGATCTCCTCTCTGCACGGCACCGTGCTGCACACGACGCCGGACCAGGTCATCATCGACGTCGGCGGTGTCGGATTCGCCGTGGCGGTCCCCGCAGACGTCGCCCACACCGCCACGGTGGGGGAGAAGCTCCTGCTGCACACGAGCCTGATCGTGCGCGAGGACTCGCTGTCCCTGTTCGGCTTCGCCGATCGCGGCGAGCTGGAGATCTTCAGCCTCCTGCTCAGCGTCACCGGGGTCGGCCCGAAGTCGGCGCTCGGCGTGCTTTCCCACCTCACCGCCGACCAGATCGCGGAGGCGGTGACCGCGGAGGACGACGCGCCCTTCCGCCGCGTGTCCGGCATCGGGCCCAAGACCGCCAAGCTCATCGTCGTGCAGCTCGCCGGCAAGGTGCAGGCGGTCGCCGCGCCGTCGGCGCCTACTGCATCGGGAGGCGCCGACGTGGTCTCTCAGGTCACGGTGGCCCTGGTGGGGCTCGGATGGTCGGAGAAGGTCGCGGCCGAGGCGGCGACGCAGACGGCGACGGAGGCCACCGACGCCGAGCGCGCCTCGGTGGCGGCGCTTCTGCGACGCACGCTGGCGCTGCTCGGTCCGGCGCAGGGAGGCCAGAGCCGTGGCTGA